CCATGTGGGCGTCCATGATGGCGGTAACGAGGTTGGTGGCACCCGGACCCGAGGTGGCGATGCAAACGCCAACCCGTCCGGTAACCATGGCGTAGCCTTGCGCGGCGTGGCCGGCTCCCTGTTCGTGACGGACCAGAATGTGGTTCATTCTTGAAGCCATCAAGGGGTCATAGGTGGGCAGGATCGCGCCACCGGGCAAACCAAAAATATCGTCCACGCCGAGTTCTTCGAGCGAGCGGACAATTGCTTGTGAACCGGTCATCACCGTCGGGGGTACGACGTTGTTCGGTCCAAGGACAGGAGAGACAGCAGCAGTGTCGACGCCGGCGTCGGCCGGGCGTTCGACGCGTTCCGGAGCCTTGGTGGCTCCAGCGGACTTAGCGGCCATCAGCGAGGGGCTGATCGGCGATCCTTTGCTCATCGGACTCTTCCTTAGTGGATCTTCGGTTGGATCTTCGGTGATCTGGTGGTGCGGAAATAAAAAAACCCCTCAGCCGGATGGCTCTTCGAGGGGTTCGCGCGTGACGGTTCGTTACCAGTGAAGGCTATGGAGCCACGCGCTTGGTAAGGACGACGACACCTGCAGCGGCGCCAGCGGTAACGAATGCGATCATGCATTCAGTTTTCCCCCTGAGTGAGACACGTGTCAACGAGTCCGGGCACTGTCTCACCATGTGGACATCGTTGTCCACCTGCTGAACACCCTCCCAACTGACTCGCAGCTAAGTACCGTTTTGAGCGTCCAAAACGACCTCAACTGCGAGCTAGTTGGGTTCAGGTGTTCAACGTGCTTGCTACCCGCAGTACGCACCCGTGGAGGCGCTGTGCACGAGCTTGGCGTACTTGGCCAGCACGCCCTTGGTGAACTTGGCCGGGAGGGGCTCCCAGCCCACCTTGCGGGCTTCGAGCTCGGCTTCGTCCACCAGCAGGTCGAAGCTGCGGGCCGCAATGTCAACGCGGATCCGGTCGCCGTCATTGACGAAGGCGATGGGGCCGCCGTCGGCGGCCTCCGGGGCGACGTGGCCAATGCAGAGTCCCGTTGTTCCGCCGGAGAAGCGTCCGTCGGTCAGCAGCAATACGTCCTTGCCAAGGCCCGCGCCCTTGATGGCACCGGTGATCGCGAGCATTTCGCGCATTCCCGGTCCTCCCTTGGGGCCCTCGTAGCGGATAACAACAACGTCCCCGGCCTGGATCTGGCCCTTGTCGAGCGCGTCCAGGGCCCCCTGCTCGCGCTCGAAAACGCGGGCGGTGCCCTCGAAGACGTCGGCATCGAAGCCCGCGCTTTTCACGACGGCGCCTTCGGGAGCCATCGTGCCGTGCAGGATCGTAATGCCGCCGGTTTTGTGGATGGGGTTGTCCATGGCCCGGAGGATCTTCCCATCCAGGTCCGGCGGGTTGATCTCGGCAAGGTTCTCCGCGACGGTCTTGCCCGTGACGGTAAGGCAGTCCCCATGGAGCAGGCCGGCATCGAGCAGCGCGCGCATGATGACCGGCACACCACCGATCTTGTCGACGTCGGTCATCACGTAGCGGCCGAACGGCTTCAGGTCACCCAGGTGCGGGATCCTGTCGCCGATGCGGTTGAAGTCCTCCAGCGAGAGCTCCACTTCGGCCTCGCGGGCGATCGCGAGCAGGTGCAGCACGGCGTTGGTGGATCCACCGAAGGCCATGGTGACGGCGATGGCGTTCTCGAAAGCCTTTTTGGTCAAGATGTCCCGCGCGGTGATGCCCAACCGGAGGAGCTCGACGACGGCCTCGCCGGACTTGCGTGCAAAGGCGTCGCGGCGGCGGTCGGCCGAGGGCGGTGCTGCCGAGCCGGGCAGGGACATGCCCAGCGCTTCGCCGATGCAGGCCATGGTGTTGGCGGTGTACATCCCGCCGCAGGCACCTTCGCCCGGGCAGATGGCCTTTTCGATGCGGGTCAGGTCTTCCATGCTCATCTTGCCGGCGGCGCAGGCGCCGACGGCTTCGAACGCGTCGATCAGGGTGACTTCCTTTTCGGAGCCGTCCTCCAGCTTGACCCAGCCGGGCATGATGGAGCCTGCGTAGAGGAAGACGGCGGCGAGGTCCAGGCGGGCGGCAGCCATCAGCATGCCGGGCAGTGACTTGTCGCAGCCTGCAAGCAGGACTGAGCCGTCGATGCGCTCGGCCTGCATCACGGTTTCCACGGAGTCGGCGATGACTTCGCGGGACACCAGCGAGAAGTGCATCCCCTCGTGCCCCATCGAGATGCCGTCCGAGACGGAGATGGTGCCGAACTGCATCGGGAATCCGCCACCGGCGTGGACACCCTCCTTAACGGCTGAGGCGAGCCTGTTCAGCGACAGGTTGCAGGGAGTGATTTCGTTCCAGGAGCTCGCGACGCCGATCTGGGGCTTGGCGAAGTCGTCGTCGCCCATCCCGACCGCCCGGAACATACCGCGCGCAGGGGCGGCGTGAATCCCGTCGGTGACGACCCGGCTGCGGGGTTTGATATCCGGCTTGGTGGCTGTTGCTGTTTGGGTGTCCTCACTCATGGGTCAAAGTCTAGGGCTCAGCCGCCGCGCCCAACGACCCGAAAGAGCGCATTAAGCCTAAAAACAGGAATATTGCGACCAAATAATGGACCGCTGTCTCATTATGCGGATACTCGGGACATGGCGCATCAGTTGAGGTGAGCGGCGTCACGCAGCTCCGGGGCCGCGGCGACTGACTGCGCCTCGGCCTGGAGCATGGTGAGCACCTGCCGGATGGTGGTCCGGACAGCAACGTCGGGACGCGCGAGGGCAACGATGCTGCGGCTGGCTTTGACCCCCTCCAGCGGACGCAGAACGAAGCCCCTGCCCTGGTTCTTCAGCGCCGTGTAACGCGGCAGCAGGCTCAGCCCGTGCCCGGCGCTGACCAGGGCCTCAAGGACCCGCAGGTCGGGGAAGAGCTGGGCGCGGTCGGCGGGGGAATCGGCCTGCACTTCGATCTGGCGGAGGACAGTATCAAAAGGGAACCCCTCCGGCACTCCCATCCAGGGGAAGCCGATAACGTCTTCCGCCCGCAGCGTCGCCTTGCCTGCGAGCGCATGGCCCTCGGGGATGGCAACGTCGAGGGGTTCCTCCAGCAGCGGCACCACTGTCAGGCCCAGCCGGGCAAAAACATCCGGACCATCGACGCTGTGCGCCAGCACAATGTCATAGTCGGCTGTCAGCCCCGCAAACCCGGCCACGTTGGGATCCTCGAAATGGGCTTGGAAGCGGAGCCCGTCGATGGCTTTTACCCGGTGCAGGAGACCCGGGAGGAACATCTCGGCGGCGCTTGGAAAGAATGCTGCCTTGACGTGCGTTTGCCAGCCGCGCCGGTAGGTGTCGATGGTGGCTTCGGCCCGGGCGAGGGCCGTTGATACCTCTGCAGCTGCCCCCGCCATCGCGAGGCCGGCCTCCGTGAGGCGCACTCCCCGGCCCGACTTCTCGACCAGGACCACGCCCAGCTCCTCCTGCAGGGTCTTGAGCTGCTGCGAGACGGCAGAGGGTGTCACCTTCATCGCCTCGGCCGTGGCTCCGACAGTGCCGCGGTCGGCGAGCTCACGGAGAATACGCAGTCTCTTGAAATCCATGAAAAGAGGCTACAGGCCGGCGGCTTGGCGGGTGGACAGCCGCCTCAGGGCCGACGTACCGTCAAGCAACGGCAACCTTGCCTTATGGACAGAAAGGCTCTGCTATGGATTGGATTATCTGGCTTGTTGTCATTGTAGTTATTGTCGCGATCGTCTGGTGGCTGCTTGGCCGCAACAGCTCGCGCGGCAAGTCCGGCGCCACCGCAACGCCGGCTGCAGCCTCCGCCACCGCAACGCCCGCCACCGCAGCGCCGGCTGCAGCCTCCAACGAGGGCGACGCAGCCGCCGGGTCGAAAGCAGCGGAGCCCGCTCCGGCTTCCCCCAAGCCGGCGCTGCCGGACCTGCCCGCAGCTGCCGCCGAAACAGTCCCGGCCGAGCAGGGCGCGGATTGGGAAACCCAATGGTCAGAGACACCGCCGGCCGAGCCGCACAGCATGGTGCACCCGGACGCAGCCGGAGGTGCCAGGTCCGAGCACCTGGCCGCGCAGGCTTCGGCTGTCGCCGAGAGCCTGCCCGTGCACCACCCTGAATACACCCAACCCCACGCGCCTACCCTCCCCGGCGCCGAGTCGGCCGCGGCGGAAGCAACTGAATCGGCGGAACCGGCGGAGGCAACTGAGGCAAGCGTCGAGGCAGCCGAGGCACACACCGTGCCGGCGCCAGCGGCAGTGCCGCCTGCGCAGTCAACGGCCGGTTCCCCTGCTGCCGAGGCCAGCACCCTAACTGCCGCGGCCGACACCGGCATTTCTGCGGCCGACACCCGCCAGTCGGCAGCATCTTCGGCCGCCTCGGAAACCGCTGCCGGCCATGGCGCCGAACCAGCCGGCCATCTCGCTGTCGATCAGCCCTATGGCGAGGGATCGGCAGCGCCGGCTCCGGACGGCAGCGGCCCGGAGGGCTTCACGGTTAAGGGCAACGCCTCGTCGATGGTCTATCACGACGAGACCAGCCCGTCCTTCGAGGAGACCGTCGCCGAGGTCTGGTTCCTGTCCCCGGCGCACGCCGAAGCGGCCGGTTTCCGAGCTCCGCGACGGACTCGGCACTAGCGAGCTCCGGGCACGTGAGAAGCAGGGAACCGGCCCAGGGGCACAGATGACGGCGATCGGCGTGTGGCGGGACGCACTCCTGTACGCTCACCCCGCTCCGCCGGCCGCCCGCCCACGGCATGGATGGCATCGGGCGGCCTTGGCTGCGGGCGTCGCGGTCCTGCTGAGCGGCTGCACGCCCGGCCACAGTGGTCCTACCGCTCCCGCGGGCACGGTTCCCCTGTCCAGCTCCAGCCTGCCGGCCGGCAGCGGCCCGGCAGGGCCCCTGCCCACAACGGACCAGCCGACGGTTGCCGGACAGCTCAACGCCGAGCTCCGGCTGCCGTGGTCCACGGTCTTCCTGCCGGACGGAACCGCCGTCATTTCCGAACGGGACACTGCCCTGCTGCGGACCATCGCGCCCGGGGCCGGAAACGGGCCGGCCGGCACGCTGGGTAAAGTGCCCGACGTCGTACCCGGCGGCGAAGGCGGGCTGCTGGGCCTGGCTGTGTCACCGGACTTCGCGAGGGACCGGTACCTCTACGCCTACTTCACCGCCGAAAGTGACAACCGGATCGCCAGGCTGCGAATTGAGGGCAACACCGGAGCCCTGCGGCTGGGTGTCCCGGAAGTCATTTTCACCGGAATTCCCAAGGCCAGCACACACAACGGTGGCCGGATCCGGTTCGGACCGGACGGCCAGCTGTACGTCGGCACCGGCGATTCGCAGCGCCGCGGCCAGC
This genomic window from Arthrobacter sp. EM1 contains:
- a CDS encoding PQQ-dependent sugar dehydrogenase; amino-acid sequence: MTAIGVWRDALLYAHPAPPAARPRHGWHRAALAAGVAVLLSGCTPGHSGPTAPAGTVPLSSSSLPAGSGPAGPLPTTDQPTVAGQLNAELRLPWSTVFLPDGTAVISERDTALLRTIAPGAGNGPAGTLGKVPDVVPGGEGGLLGLAVSPDFARDRYLYAYFTAESDNRIARLRIEGNTGALRLGVPEVIFTGIPKASTHNGGRIRFGPDGQLYVGTGDSQRRGQPQDPKALGGKILRITPDGRPAPGNPFDGNPVYSLGHRNVQGLDWDSSGRLWASEFGPDVDDELNLIVPGGNYGWPEVTGSPHRAGFLDAKVVWPSTADSSPSGLEIVGETAYLGALRGQRVWAVPLNGEFAGDPVSYFTGMYGRIRDVALAPDGRLWVLSNNKNPDFVLVLALPV
- a CDS encoding LysR family transcriptional regulator gives rise to the protein MDFKRLRILRELADRGTVGATAEAMKVTPSAVSQQLKTLQEELGVVLVEKSGRGVRLTEAGLAMAGAAAEVSTALARAEATIDTYRRGWQTHVKAAFFPSAAEMFLPGLLHRVKAIDGLRFQAHFEDPNVAGFAGLTADYDIVLAHSVDGPDVFARLGLTVVPLLEEPLDVAIPEGHALAGKATLRAEDVIGFPWMGVPEGFPFDTVLRQIEVQADSPADRAQLFPDLRVLEALVSAGHGLSLLPRYTALKNQGRGFVLRPLEGVKASRSIVALARPDVAVRTTIRQVLTMLQAEAQSVAAAPELRDAAHLN
- the ilvD gene encoding dihydroxy-acid dehydratase, with the protein product MSEDTQTATATKPDIKPRSRVVTDGIHAAPARGMFRAVGMGDDDFAKPQIGVASSWNEITPCNLSLNRLASAVKEGVHAGGGFPMQFGTISVSDGISMGHEGMHFSLVSREVIADSVETVMQAERIDGSVLLAGCDKSLPGMLMAAARLDLAAVFLYAGSIMPGWVKLEDGSEKEVTLIDAFEAVGACAAGKMSMEDLTRIEKAICPGEGACGGMYTANTMACIGEALGMSLPGSAAPPSADRRRDAFARKSGEAVVELLRLGITARDILTKKAFENAIAVTMAFGGSTNAVLHLLAIAREAEVELSLEDFNRIGDRIPHLGDLKPFGRYVMTDVDKIGGVPVIMRALLDAGLLHGDCLTVTGKTVAENLAEINPPDLDGKILRAMDNPIHKTGGITILHGTMAPEGAVVKSAGFDADVFEGTARVFEREQGALDALDKGQIQAGDVVVIRYEGPKGGPGMREMLAITGAIKGAGLGKDVLLLTDGRFSGGTTGLCIGHVAPEAADGGPIAFVNDGDRIRVDIAARSFDLLVDEAELEARKVGWEPLPAKFTKGVLAKYAKLVHSASTGAYCG